From one Drosophila subpulchrella strain 33 F10 #4 breed RU33 chromosome 3L, RU_Dsub_v1.1 Primary Assembly, whole genome shotgun sequence genomic stretch:
- the LOC119554511 gene encoding peroxisome biogenesis protein 1, with protein MFKRTFKVVYRPVRSNYLVLPDQYYGVVSTYDTGCLSLQYNGRVHYASWAPQAGGGGIKDTEIGINARAAKEIGLHENDLVKCALIADVLNLRSVHVTPVSSKDWEIIELSTEKISGSVLEQTRIVNSTQILIVWINKSMQVALTVDRLKPHMNYGRIDHNTELVVAPNLYKGLTNGHSNGAVEENSKLSRSKTTAQVKDELAEKPTPLTHSSTVTNVKNTVQRNKRQDHMERLKKDLRRESSRSFEFRVIRGLWREQAQESDVFINRKHLPEFFDLDLFYCMHTAGDKDYYVRVRTMEEDIEDDIPGTIHPSIELNANLMKLLGIKELERVVLRPKTTVVNFVEKIELFANKKTHYKIIENAFKRFVIERTQQKPMLFNQEEVVRLEDDLLVTVGILPEHFRYCTVDAQFLKESKIYAADLVRPVSEIIKEQTPPTSPLSVQDLIQLPEYDKIVDQVVQELRMNLCLNADNSVMRQCNVLLTGASGTGKSVLVERILDQLSGKPDYCYFEFFYGSRSKGRKTESIQKDLRNIFTSCLQHAPAIVVLENLDVLAHSAGEQSSQDGEYYNRMADTVHQLIVQYTSNNAIAVIATVNELQTLNKRLSSPRGRHVFQTVARLPSLERADREIILRELCSHINASKELDLVKFSNLTEGYRKCDLVQFVERAIFYAYRISKAQPLLTNDQLIESLEHTNSYCLQGIQSNQKTGSDGEANEMRVEELPGLESVVGVLEEVLMWPSRYPSIFNASPLRNQAGVLLYGPPGTGKTYLVSQLATSWNLRIISVKGPELLAKYIGQSEENVRNLFNRARSARPCVLFFDEFDSLAPKRGHDSTGVTDRVVNQLLTELDGVEGLQGVTVIAATSRPELLDPALLRSGRIDRMVECPLPDASARVRIFEALSSTLSLDECVDFEWFAGRTSNYTGADIQSILTSANMAAVKEALAQFGHEKLPKKISLKQKHLVESFQTTRPSLSASDVAKYHKTYVRFTNKEKTSREFVAKRATLA; from the exons ATGTTCAAACGCACTTTTAAGGTGGTTTATCGGCCCGTCAGGAGCAACTATCTGGTGCTGCCGGACCAGTACTACGGCGTCGTTTCGACCTAT GACACGGGTTGCCTGAGTTTGCAGTACAATGGGCGGGTGCACTACGCCTCCTGGGCGCCACAGGCGGGCGGAGGCGGCATCAAAGACACCGAGATTGGGATCAATGCCAGGGCGGCCAAGGAGATCG GTCTGCACGAGAATGATCTGGTCAAGTGTGCGCTCATCGCTGACGTTCTCAACCTGCGGAGCGTCCACGTTACCCCCGTCTCGTCCAAGGACTGGGAGATCATT GAACTAAGCACCGAAAAGATCTCGGGCAGTGTGTTGGAGCAAACCCGCATTGTGAACTCCACCCAGATATTAATAGTTTGGATTAACAAGTCTATGCAAGTGGCGCTGACAGTGG ATCGCCTGAAGCCGCACATGAATTATGGCAGAATTGATCATAACACGGAACTCGTGGTGGCTCCCAACCTTTACAAGGGACTCACCAATGGACATTCTAATGGTGCTGTCGAGGAGAACTCAAAACTCTCGAGAAGTAAAACCACTGCCCAAGTTAAGGATGAGCTGGCCGAGAAGCCAACGCCCTTGACTCATTCCTCGACGGTGACCAATGTGAAGAACACGGTGCAGCGCAACAAGCGACAGGATCATATGGAGCGCCTTAAAAAGGATCTGCGCAGGGAAAGCTCGCGCAGCTTCGAGTTCCGTGTGATCCGAGGTCTTTGGCGGGAACAGGCCCAGGAGTCCGATGTCTTTATCAATCGCAAGCATCTACCTGAGTTCTTCGATCTGGATCTGTTCTATTGCATGCACACTGCCGGTGACAAGGATTATTATGTGCGGGTGCGCACAATGGAGGAGGATATAGAGGATGATATACCCGGAACCATTCATCCCTCGATCGAACTGAATGCTAATCTAATGAAGTTGCTGGGCATTAAGGAACTGGAGCGAGTTGTGCTTAGGCCCAAAACGACCGTGGTAAACTTTGTGGAGAAAATTGAGCTGTTTGCCAACAAGAAAACGCACTACAAAATCATTGAGAATGCATTTAAGCGGTTTGTGATAGAGAGAACTCAGCAGAAGCCCATGCTCTTCAACCAGGAGGAGGTAGTGCGGCTGGAGGACGATTTGCTGGTTACTGTCGGCATTTTACCAGAACACTTTCGTTACTGCACGGTGGACGCTCAGTTCTTGAAGGAGTCCAAGATCTATGCCGCAGATCTAGTGCGCCCGGTAAGCGAGATTATCAAGGAGCAGACGCCGCCTACTTCGCCACTGAGTGTCCAGGATCTCATACAGTTACCGGAGTATGATAAGATTGTAGACCAGGTAGTCCAAGAGCTGCGCATGAATTTATGTCTAAATGCCGATAATTCCGTAATGCGGCAGTGCAATGTCTTACTCACTGGCGCCTCGGGAACAGGCAAATCCGTTCTGGTTGAGCGAATCCTGGACCAGTTGTCAGGCAAGCCGGATTATTGCTACTTTGAGTTCTTTTACGGATCGCGAAGCAAGGGACGCAAGACAGAGTCCATCCAAAAGGATTTGCGCAACATCTTCACCAGCTGTCTGCAGCATGCACCGGCCATCGTAGTGCTGGAGAACTTAGACGTGCTGGCCCATTCCGCTGGAGAGCAGTCTAGTCAGGATGGCGAGTACTACAACCGCATGGCGGACACTGTGCATCAGTTGATTGTCCAGTACACCAGCAACAATGCTATTGCCGTGATAGCCACTGTTAATGAGCTGCAGACACTCAACAAGCGATTGAGTTCACCCAGAGGACGACATGTCTTTCAGACTGTTGCTCGTTTGCCTAGTTTGGAGCGAGCTGATCGAGAGATTATTCTCCGAGAGCTTTGCAGCCACATCAATGCCTCCAAGGagttggatcttgtgaagttCTCTAACCTCACGGAGGGGTACCGGAAGTGCGATCTTGTCCAGTTCGTGGAGCGTGCAATATTTTATGCCTATCGCATAA GCAAGGCCCAGCCTCTTCTTACCAATGATCAGCTTATAGAGTCCTTGGAGCACACGAACTCCTACTGCCTGCAGGGAATTCAGAGCAATCAAAAGACTGGAAGCGATGGAGAAGCCAATGAAATGCGCGTCGAGGAGCTGCCTGGCCTGGAGTCAGTTGTGGGCGTGCTAGAAGAGGTCCTTATGTGGCCATCACGA TATCCCAGCATTTTCAATGCTTCACCCCTGCGAAATCAAGCCGGAGTGCTCTTGTACGGACCACCAGGAACAGGAAAGACGTACCTGGTCTCCCAGTTGGCCACATCCTGGAACCTGCGCATCATTTCCGTCAAGGGCCCCGAGCTTTTGGCCAAATACATTGGTCAGAGCGAGGAGAATGTTCGAAACCTGTTCAATCGAGCACGCAGTGCACGACCTTGTGTGCTCTTCTTCGACGAGTTCGACAGCTTGGCGCCGAAGCGTGGTCACGATTCTACGGGAGTCACGGATCGAGTGGTAAATCAACTGCTCACCGAACTGGATGGCGTTGAGGGTCTGCAGGGAGTCACCGTCATAGCAGCGACCTCCAGGCCGGAGCTGCTAGATCCCGCGCTCCTTCGATCCGGTCGCATCGATCGCATGGTGGAGTGTCCTCTTCCGGATGCCTCGGCCCGGGTACGAATCTTCGAGGCCCTCAGCTCAACCCTCAGTCTCGATGAGTGCGTGGACTTCGAGTGGTTTGCGGGAAGAACTTCGAATTACACTGGCGCTGATATCCAGAGCATTCTGACTTCGGCAAACATGGCAGCGGTCAAGGAGGCGCTAGCTCAATTCGGACACGAG AAACTGCCAAAGAAAATATCGTTGAAGCAGAAACACCTTGTCGAGTCCTTCCAAACCACACGACCCTCGCTCAGCGCCTCCGATGTGGCAAAATATCATAAAAC GTATGTTCGCTTTACCAACAAGGAGAAGACCTCCAGGGAGTTTGTAGCCAAGCGCGCGACCTTGGCTTAA